In Arachis hypogaea cultivar Tifrunner chromosome 17, arahy.Tifrunner.gnm2.J5K5, whole genome shotgun sequence, a single window of DNA contains:
- the LOC112766101 gene encoding serine/threonine-protein kinase 12: METKKLQRRFSLGRQSSMAPDRSSKDGGDDFGSEAVDESVRLMYLANEGDLEGIKELLDFGSDVNFRDIDGRTALHVAACQRRTDVVDLLLQNGAEVDPRDRWGSTPLADAMYYKNHDVVKLLEKHGAKPPVAPMHVQNAREVPEYEIDPKELDFTNSVGITKGTFRIALWRGIKVAVKTLEEEVFTDDDKVKAFHDELALLQKVRHPNVVQFLGAVTQSTPMIIVTEYLPQGDLRTYLKRKGAFKPGIAVKFALDIARGMNYLHEHKPEAIIHRDLEPPNILRDDSGHLKVADFGVSKLLKFAKTVKEDKPVTSQDTSWRYVAPEVYKNEEYDTKVDVFSFALILQEMIEGYPPFYAKSENEVPKAYVENERPPFKASPQLYAYGLRQLIEECWDEKPYRRPTFSQIIGRLEDINYHHDQKKRWKVQTPTCIQRLEALFRGYRTSPNSRSSRSTPR; the protein is encoded by the exons ATGGAAACCAAGAAGCTTCAGCGCCGTTTCTCACTCGGCAGACAATCCTCCATGGCGCCGGACCGCTCCTCCAAAGACGGCGGCGATGACTTCGGCTCCGAGGCAGTTGACGAATCCGTGCGGCTGATGTACCTTGCCAACGAAGGTGACTTGGAAGGGATTAAGGAGCTGTTAGATTTCGGCAGTGACGTCAACTTCAGGGACATTGACGGCCGCACCGCCCTCCACGTCGCCGCCTGCCAGCGCCGCACCGACGTCGTTGACTTGTTGCTACAAAATGGAGCTGAGGTTGACCCCAGGGACCGCTGGGGCAGCACG CCTTTAGCTGATGCAATGTACTATAAAAATCATGATGTTGTAAAGCTTTTGGAGAAACATGGTGCAAAACCCCCG GTTGCTCCTATGCATGTCCAAAATGCTCGTGAAGTCCCCGAATATGAGATTGATCCTAAAGAACTCGATTTTACAAATAGTGTTGGGATAACCAAG GGAACTTTCCGTATTGCATTGTGGCGTGGAATTAAGGTTGCTGTCAAAACTCTTGAGGAGGAAGTGTTCACTGATGATGATAAAGT GAAGGCATTTCACGATGAGCTTGCGTTACTTCAGAAAGTTCGGCATCCAAATGTAGTTCAGTTTTTAGGTGCTGTAACACAAAGCACCCCGATGATAATTGTCACGGAATATTTGCCACAG GGAGATCTTCGCACTTACTTGAAGCGGAAAGGTGCATTTAAACCAGGAATAGCTGTAAAATTTGCACTTGATATAGCTAG GGGAATGAATTATTTGCATGAACATAAACCAGAAGCCATTATACACCGAGATCTTGAACCTCC AAATATTCTTCGGGATGATTCTGGGCATCTGAAAGTTGCTGACTTTGGAGTCAGCAAGTTGCTGAAATTTGCAAAAACAGTCAAAGAAGACAAACCAGTGACAAGCCAGGATACGTCAT GGCGCTATGTTGCTCCAGAGGTTTACAAGAATGAGGAATATGACACTAAAGTAGATGTGTTTTCATTTGCTCTAATACTACAGGAG ATGATTGAAGGTTATCCACCATTTTATGCAAAGTCAGAAAATGAAGTTCCTAAAGCATATGTTGAAAATGAACGTCCGCCATTTAAAGCTTCACCCCAGCTTTATGCTTATGGACTTAGGCA GTTAATAGAGGAATGTTGGGATGAAAAACCTTACAGAAGACCAACATTTAGCCAAATAATTGGGAGATTAGAAGACATCAACTACCATCATGATCAAAAGAAGCGTTGGAAG GTTCAGACTCCTACATGCATTCAGCGTCTGGAGGCCCTGTTTAGAGGGTATCGCACAAGCCCGAATAGCCGATCATCTCGCTCTACGCCAAGATAA
- the LOC112765077 gene encoding alkylated DNA repair protein ALKBH8 homolog, translating to MDEEEEEEKDEKAVLEQVFGPSSSSSSSEEEEEEEEEKLQWVAIEQVKGLWICTNFLSHRHQTHLLSAINSHNWFSPTTNNNQAMLFGHLPPWAHHLSHLIRTSSASILPQPLLSREPFFDQMIVNMYLPGQGICPHVDLLRFQDAIAILSLESSCVMHFTPLHSDSLQVPVLLTPGSLVLMSGEARYQWKHQINRNPGFQLWQGNELEQSRRISITLRKLCPDP from the coding sequence atggatgaagaagaagaagaagaaaaggacgAGAAAGCCGTGTTAGAACAAGTCTTCggaccctcatcatcatcatcatcatcagaagaagaagaagaagaagaagaagagaagttgcAGTGGGTGGCAATAGAGCAAGTTAAGGGTCTATGGATATGCACCAACTTCCTCTCTCACCGCCACCAAACCCACCTTCTCTCCGCCATCAACTCCCACAACTGGTTCTCTCCAACTACCAACAACAACCAAGCCATGCTCTTCGGCCACCTCCCTCCCTGGGCCCACCACCTCTCCCACCTCATCCGCACCTCATCTGCCTCCATTCTCCCTCAACCTCTTCTCTCCAGAGAACCCTTCTTCGACCAGATGATCGTCAACATGTACCTTCCCGGACAAGGTATCTGCCCCCACGTTGACCTCTTGCGCTTCCAAGACGCCATCGCCATTCTCTCTCTCGAATCTTCCTGCGTCATGCACTTCACTCCCCTTCACTCCGATTCGCTTCAAGTTCCCGTTTTGCTCACGCCGGGCTCCTTGGTTCTCATGTCAGGGGAAGCCAGGTACCAATGGAAGCACCAGATAAATCGCAACCCTGGATTTCAGCTCTGGCAAGGAAATGAATTGGAACAATCTAGAAGAATCTCCATTACTCTCAGGAAACTCTGCCCTGATCCATGA
- the LOC112765645 gene encoding serine/threonine-protein phosphatase 5 — MEVDNSNVSKAEEFKRSANEAFNAHRFTQAIELYTQAIELNDKNAVYYANRAFAHLRLEEYGSAIQDATRAIEVDPKYSKGYYRRGAAHLAMGKFKEALKDFQQVKKMCPNDTDASKKLKECEKAVMKLKFEEAIAVPEHQRRPIADSIDFHSIDVEPQYSGARIEGDVVTLDFVKKMMDDFKNQKCLHKRYAFQIVLQTREMLKALPSLVDINVPDGKHFTVCGDVHGQYYDLLNIFELNGLPSEENPYLFNGDFVDRGSFSVEVILTLFAFKCMCPSGMYLARGNHESKNMNKIYGFEGEVRSKLNETFVELFSEVFCCLPLAHLINEKIFIVHGGLFSVDGVKLSDIRAIDRFCEPPEEGLMCELLWSDPQPLPGRGPSKRGVGLSFGADVTKRFLQDNNLDLVVRSHEVKDEGYEIDHDGKLITVFSAPNYCDQMGNKGAFIKFEAPALKPNIVTFSAVPHPDVKPMAYANNFLRLFS, encoded by the exons ATGGAAGTTGACAATTCTAACGTTTCGAAAGCTGAAGAATTCAAGCGCTCTGCGAATGAAGCATTCAATG CTCACAGATTTACTCAAGCTATTGAACTATATACGCAAGCAATTGAACTAAACGATAAAAATGCGGTTTACTATGCTAATCGTGCCTTTGCGCATCTTCGGCTTGAGGAATACGGTAGTGCCATACAAGATGCTACAAGGGCAATTGAAGTTGATCCTAAATACTCAAAG GGGTATTATAGGCGAGGTGCAGCTCATCTTgctatgggaaaattcaaggaggCTCTAAAAGATTTTCAGCAG GTCAAGAAAATGTGCCCAAATGACACTGATGCATCAAAGAAATTGAAGGAGTGTGAAAAAGCCGTTATGAAACTTAAATTTGAAGAAGCAATTGCTGTGCCAGAGCATCAAAGACGTCCAATAGCCGACTCCATAGATTTCCATTCTATAG ATGTGGAGCCACAATATTCAGGAGCAAGAATAGAGGGGGATGTTGTTACTTTggattttgtgaagaaaatgatGGATGATTTCAAGAATCAAAAGTGCTTACACAAACG TTATGCATTCCAGATTGTATTGCAAACCAGAGAAATGTTGAAAGCTTTGCCTTCTCTTGTGGATATAAATGTTCCCGATGGCAAACATTTTACTGTTTGTGGTGATGTGCATGGCCAG TACTATGATCTCTTGAATATTTTTGAGCTCAACGGGCTTCCCTCTGAAGAGAATCCATACCTATTTAACGGTGACTTTGTTGATAGAGGATCATTTTCTGTGGAGGTCATCCTCACTTTGTTTGCATTTAAGTGCATGTGTCCTTCAG GCATGTATCTAGCTAGAGGAAATCATGAGAGTAAGAACATGAACAAGATATATGGTTTTGAGGGCGAGGTGCGCTCAAAGTTGAATGAAACATTCGTGGAACTGTTTTCAGAAGTATTTTGCTGTTTACCCTTGGCTCATTTGATAAATGAGAAAATTTTCATAGTTCATGGAGGTCTATTTAGTGTGGATGGGGTCAAACTGTCTGATATCCGAGCAATTGACCGATTCTGTGAGCCTCCAGAAGAAG GACTGATGTGTGAATTGCTTTGGAGTGATCCGCAACCACTCCCTGGAAGAGGTCCAAGCAAGAGGGGCGTAGGTCTCTCTTTCGGTGCGGATGTCACGAAAAGGTTTTTGCAAGATAATAACTTAG ATTTAGTTGTACGATCTCATGAAGTAAAGGATGAGGGCTACGAGATTGATCATGATGGTAAACTCATAACTGTTTTCTCTGCTCCAAATTACTGTGACCAG ATGGGGAACAAAGGTGCCTTTATTAAGTTTGAAGCACCTGCTTTGAAGCCTAACATTGTTACATTCTCAGCAGTG CCACACCCTGATGTGAAGCCAATGGCTTATGCAAACAACTTTCTCAGGTTATTTTCATAG
- the LOC112765076 gene encoding ubiquinone biosynthesis O-methyltransferase, mitochondrial yields the protein MALNVTIHRILRHRRFLNSANSTLHLTNTRCFSHAPSPSPSQSSKANDKDPHSGSSSLKDNELAKFAAISDTWWDSEGPFKPLHLMNPTRLAFIRSTLCRHFKRDPYSTRPFERLKIVDVGCGGGILSEPLARLGATVTGVDAVEKNIKIARLHADLDPTTSTIEYCCTTAEKLVEEGRTFDAVMALEVIEHVANPEEFCKSLAALTNPDGATVVSTINRSMRAYATAIVAAEYILHWLPKGTHQWSSFLTPEELAMILHRAGINVEEMAGFVYNPLTGRWLLSDDISVNFIAFATKSQNAI from the exons ATGGCTTTGAACGTCACCATCCACCGCATTCTTCGTCATCGTCGCTTCCTCAATTCTGCTAATTCCACTCTGCATCTCACCAACACTAGGTGCTTCTCCCATGCTCCATCACCTTCTCCCTCTCAGAGTTCCAAAGCTAATGATAAAGATCCTCATTCAGGTTCATCTTCCTTGAAGGACAACGAGCTCGCCAAGTTTGCCGCCATTTCTGATACCTG GTGGGATTCTGAAGGCCCTTTCAAACCTTTGCATCTCATGAATCCTACAAGACTTGCTTTCATCAGGTCTACACTCTGTCGACATTTTAA GAGGGACCCTTATAGTACAcgaccctttgaaagacttaaaaTTGTTGATGTAGGGTGTGGAGGAGGAATTCTTTCTGAG CCATTGGCTCGCTTGGGAGCTACCGTGACAGGCGTCGATGCTGTAGAGAAGAATATCAAGATTGCTCGACTTCATGCT GATTTGGATCCAACGACATCAACTATTGAGTATTGTTGCACAACAGCTG AGAAGTTAGTTGAAGAAGGAAGAACATTTGATGCAGTAATGGCCTTAGAG GTGATCGAGCATGTTGCGAATCCTGAAGAGTTCTGCAAATCTCTGGCAGCATTAACAAATCCAGATGGAGCCACTGTTGTATCAACAATCAATCGATCAATGCGAGCATATGCAACTGCCATTGTTGCCGCAGAATACATTCTCCACTGG CTTCCAAAAGGCACACATCAATGGTCCTCCTTTCTTACCCCGGAAGAACTAGCCATGATCCTACATCGTGCTGGCATCAAT GTGGAGGAGATGGCAGGATTTGTGTACAACCCTCTAACAGGAAGATGGTTATTATCAGATGATATCAGTGTCAATTTCATCGCCTTTGCAACCAAAAGCCAAAACGCTATCTAA
- the LOC112765644 gene encoding uncharacterized protein, with product MSCWAVYFIFCCVLYANNCFLFRSENQPDLRSTEGRYVSSETIPAVNLGTDAPSSQGNTEQSSVNQPSQSMLSPSDSNMIVVREQTPSEALAIVPIQVFVPASQTTTETDFEPTPMLQIEGTTETTPETPKQLQETTPTVPPAPTKVHPDAEDAAALLMMARTASYVPKTDPGVPSFSLGLTDSSQEGASTQETEREKSPEAANLIEQLDSLVQRIASSATKGKNTSPQIQRETGGESSAKFETPRGLYQITDDMKQKCYIWGTRLKEDADGNTNEYEEMCTLIGQGEYILMRMHLASLQAKSDIESQIVSAICLILNNKNEKRFQEQIYCLPPILCAWRFRITQTGNSYHQKRKGNSGWKPTRVSFPS from the exons atgtcttgctgggctgtctatttcatattttgttgtgttttgtatgctaataattgtttcttgtttcgcagCGAGAACCAacctgacctgcgatcgacagaaggtcgctatgtgtcgtctgaaac aataccggctgtgaacttgggaactgatgctccttcctctcaaggaaacacagaacagagtagtgtaaaccagccgtcacagagcat gttgagtccgtctgattcgaatatgattgttgtgagggaacagacaccgtccgaagcgcttgcaat agtcccgattcaggtttttgtgccggcatcccaaacaaccacagagacagattttgaaccaacccctatgctacagattgaagggactacagaaac cactcctgaaacccccaaacaacttcaagagaccacacccacggttcccccagctccaactaaagt tcatccagacgcagaagacgctgctgccctgttgatgatggcacggacagcttcctatgttcctaaaacagatccaggggtgccatcattcagccttggattgactgattcaagccaggagggggcgtcaacgcaggagacagaaagggaaAAATCTCCAGAAGCTGCGAATTTGATAGAACAATTGGACAGTTTGGTCCAAAGAATAGCAAGCAGCGCGACGAAGGGAAAAAACACaagtccacaaattcagagggagactgggggagaaagttctgcaaagtttgaaactcctcGGGGATTATATCAGATtacggatgatatgaaacaaaagtgctacatctgggggacgagactgaaggaagatgcagatggcaatactaacgagtatgaggagatgtgcactctgattggccaaggagaatacattttgatgagaatgcaccttgcttccctccaggcaaaaagtgatatagaatctcag attgtatctgccatctgcctcatcctcaacaacaaaaatgaaaagagatttcaagaacaaatatactgtctccccccgatattgtg TGCATGGCGCTTTCGGATCACCCAAACGGGGAATTCGTATCACCAAAAACGAAAAGggaattcagggtggaagcctacccgagtttcattcccttcatag